GCGGGGACCAGCCGGTCGGCGTCGATCAGGCCCTGCGCGGCGGCGACCGCGCGGACGGCCTCGCCCGCGCCCGCCACCCAGCCGACCCCCATGTGCTCGTCCAGGTAGCGCACCGCCAGGCCCCACTCGCGGGCCCGGTCGAGCTGGGCGGTGATCTCGGCGGCGGCCTCGCGCGGGTCGACGCCGCCGCGCGCGTGCAACTCGTCCGCGGTGCGTGGCAGGAAGCCGTCGCGGTCCAGCAGCGAGGGGACGGCGCGCGCCGGGAGCACGGGCCGCCAGCGCGGCCGTTCCCACTCGCTGGTCAGGGTGACGTGCAGGCCGTGAACGACGCCGGGCAGCGGGGCGAGGAGCGCGGCGGCGTGCGCGGCGGCCGGGCCGGGGACCATCAGCGAGACGCTGCGGGCCGCCGGGCCGCGCAGCGCCTCGACGACGGCCCGGTTCACGCCCTCGCTCAGCCCGGCGTCGTCCACCCGCACCACCAGTCGGCTCCGCTGCCCGGTCCCGTCCACGCGCCACTCCGTTCCGCGGCCCGCCGGCGGGCCGTACTCCCCCAGCCTGAGCGCTCCGGCGGGCGGCCGTCCATGACGGATGGGCACCGGATCATGGACGACCGTCACGGGTCAGCGGTTCAACGGCGCGGGCGGGCCGGGTCGCCCTGGACGAAGCCGTTGCCGGTGAAGCCGACGTAGACCCGTCCGGGGGCGTCCATGTCGCCCGTGACGACGTTCACGCCGGTGTAGTAGCAGGCCGGGTGACGGGCGGTCAGGGTCCAGGTCGCGCCGCGGTCGGTGGAGCTCCACACGCCCCACACGCCGTCGACGTCGACCTGGGCGTACGCGAAGACCGTCGGGTAGCCGCCGGGGGTGGCGGCCCGGCCGAAGCCGAACGCCCGGGCCTGCTGCACGCGGGGGGCCTTCGTCCAGCTGCCGCCGCCGTCGAGGGTGTACCAGAGGCCGCCCTGGGCGGTGCTCTGCCAGACGTTCCCGGCACGGCCGGGGACCGCGTGGACCTGGCCGAAGACGTGCGCGTCGGTCCCGGCGGTGGGCGGGGGCGTACCGGTGGCGCGGGCCCAGGTCGCGCCGCCGTCGGTGGAGCGGAAGAACTCGCCGTCACCGCGGGTGGTGGCGAGGTAGAAGGTGCCGGGGGCGGCCAGGTCCGCGTCCAGCGCGCGCTTGGCGCCCCACCAGATCATGTCGTGGATGCCGGGGCCGGGGTCGACGCCGGTGGCGGCGGTCCAGGTCCGCCCGTCGTCGCGGCTGACGTAGGGGACGTTCAGCGGCCGGGCGTCGCCGGGCGCGCGTCCGGCGTTGGCCGGGTCGGCGGCGTAGTCGGCGGGGACGGTCGGCATCCAGACGATGGACGAGGCGTCGGCGGAGACCGCGATGTTGCCGCCGTAGCGGCGGGTGATGTCGGACTTCTGCCCGCCGAAGCGGGTCCAGGTGGCACCGCCGTCGGTGGAGTAGCCGGACGCCGGTCACTGGTCCAGCCCGCGTCCAGCGGCGCGTACTGGGCCCGGGTGTCGCTGGAGACGGCGACGACGTAGCGGGGGTTCAGGCCGGCGTAGGCGAGGCTGGTGCCCGCCGAGAACTGGTCGGTGAGGATCGGGGCGGCCGGGTACGCGCCGGGGTCGGTGTGCCGGAAGCCGTTGCGGTCGGCGACGGCGCTGATCGGGTCGCCGCCGGGGGGTGCGACCAGGTCGTAGGTGACCGTCTCCTCGATGCCGGCGGAGACGAACTGCCAGTGCAGGACGGGTTCGGCGGCGAAGGCGTCGTCGGCGCGCCACACCCCGATGCCCTGCGGGAACCAGACTCGGCCGGGCGCGGTGGGGTCGAACACCAGGGTGCCGGTGGAGAGCCAGCCGCTCTCGGTGGTGTCCTTCGGCCAGGCGGCGTCCGGGTAGTCGAGGGTCAGGCCGAGCGGCTGCCAGCTCGCGCCGCCGTCGGCGGAGCGGAACAGGTGGCCCGCCCGGACGGCGTCGTCGGCGGCCAGCAGTCTGCGGGAGTCGCCGGGTTCGACGGCCACGAACCAGGAGCCGCCCTGCGCGAGCGGCGCGGTCAGGTCGTGCCCGGCCGGGTCGGCGGCCGTGAAACGGCGGATCGAGGAGGCCGCGCCGCCGCCGGGGGCGAACGCCACCAGCAGGGTGCCGTCGTCGGCGATCTTGGCGTCGGTGGGGGTCCGCAGGGGCTCGGGGTACGCCAGTTGCCAGCTGCGGCCGGCGTCGGTGGAGTGGTAGACGCCCGCACCGGCGACCGTCGCCCAGAGGCCGCGGGTGCGGCCGTGCAGCGTCCCGCCGGACGGGTCGAAGAGCACCGAGACGACGCCGGTGCCGCCGGTGCCGGCCGGGACCTGGGCGGGCGCCACCCGGGTCCAGTGCCTGGCGGCGTCGGTGGAGACGTACAGGCCCTGGGTGCGGGTGCCGAAGTACACCGTCCGCGCGTCGG
This is a stretch of genomic DNA from Kitasatospora fiedleri. It encodes these proteins:
- a CDS encoding WD40/YVTN/BNR-like repeat-containing protein, whose amino-acid sequence is MFARSFRRPAPHRRAADPPRRLRARTSAAAGFGLLLALGVPALPAQSAAAVAHRQEGAGCAGAGAADYRWQPLRIGGGGFVTGLVVHPRTPGVVYGREDVGGLVRWDEATRSWTQLLRADRVPDPRAADYGVESVAVAASDDRVVYAAVGDGGPDGRVLASRDRGAHWNDGGQRWTVEGNNDYRTGPERLAVDPADARTVYFGTRTQGLYVSTDAARHWTRVAPAQVPAGTGGTGVVSVLFDPSGGTLHGRTRGLWATVAGAGVYHSTDAGRSWQLAYPEPLRTPTDAKIADDGTLLVAFAPGGGAASSIRRFTAADPAGHDLTAPLAQGGSWFVAVEPGDSRRLLAADDAVRAGHLFRSADGGASWQPLGLTLDYPDAAWPKDTTESGWLSTGTLVFDPTAPGRVWFPQGIGVWRADDAFAAEPVLHWQFVSAGIEETVTYDLVAPPGGDPISAVADRNGFRHTDPGAYPAAPILTDQFSAGTSLAYAGLNPRYVVAVSSDTRAQYAPLDAGWTSDRRPATPPTAVPPGPASAGRSPTSPAATAATSRSPPTPRPSSGCRPSPPTTPPTRPTPDARPATPGR
- a CDS encoding ChbG/HpnK family deacetylase gives rise to the protein MDGTGQRSRLVVRVDDAGLSEGVNRAVVEALRGPAARSVSLMVPGPAAAHAAALLAPLPGVVHGLHVTLTSEWERPRWRPVLPARAVPSLLDRDGFLPRTADELHARGGVDPREAAAEITAQLDRAREWGLAVRYLDEHMGVGWVAGAGEAVRAVAAAQGLIDADRLVPALPVPPGGDLRAALRRASPGPHVLITHPGPDDDTLRALRGTGFPDGGVGTVRDADRRLLADRALWSAVRADGTEPTDYAALFRP
- a CDS encoding WD40/YVTN/BNR-like repeat-containing protein, which produces MPTVPADYAADPANAGRAPGDARPLNVPYVSRDDGRTWTAATGVDPGPGIHDMIWWGAKRALDADLAAPGTFYLATTRGDGEFFRSTDGGATWARATGTPPPTAGTDAHVFGQVHAVPGRAGNVWQSTAQGGLWYTLDGGGSWTKAPRVQQARAFGFGRAATPGGYPTVFAYAQVDVDGVWGVWSSTDRGATWTLTARHPACYYTGVNVVTGDMDAPGRVYVGFTGNGFVQGDPARPRR